A genome region from Vulpes lagopus strain Blue_001 chromosome 7, ASM1834538v1, whole genome shotgun sequence includes the following:
- the CDKN2AIPNL gene encoding CDKN2AIP N-terminal-like protein isoform X1 — MVGGEAAAAVEELVSGVRQAADFAEQFRSYSESEKQWKARMEFILRHLPDFRDPPDGGGRLDQLLSLSMVWANHLFLGCSYNKDLLDKVMEMADGIEVEDLPQFTTRSELMKKHQS; from the exons ATGGTGGGTGGCGAGGCAGCCGCCGCGGTAGAGGAGCTCGTTTCGGGGGTGCGGCAGGCTGCGGACTTCGCCGAGCAGTTCCGCTCCTACTCGGAGAGCGAGAAGCAATGGAAGGCTCGCATGGAATTCATCCTGCGCCACTTGCCCGACTTCCGCGACCCTCCCGATGGCGGTGGCCGCCTGGACCAGCTGCTGTCCCTCTCCATGGTGTGGGCCAACCACCTCTTCCTGGGTTGCAG TTACAACAAAGACCTTTTAGACAAAGTGATGGAAATGGCTGATGGGATTGAAGTAGAAGACCTGCCACAGTTTACTACCCGAAGTGAATTAATGAAAAAG catCAAAGTTAA
- the CDKN2AIPNL gene encoding CDKN2AIP N-terminal-like protein isoform X2 — protein sequence MVGGEAAAAVEELVSGVRQAADFAEQFRSYSESEKQWKARMEFILRHLPDFRDPPDGGGRLDQLLSLSMVWANHLFLGCSIKVKAEDSSHFSTSATGSGRRRG from the exons ATGGTGGGTGGCGAGGCAGCCGCCGCGGTAGAGGAGCTCGTTTCGGGGGTGCGGCAGGCTGCGGACTTCGCCGAGCAGTTCCGCTCCTACTCGGAGAGCGAGAAGCAATGGAAGGCTCGCATGGAATTCATCCTGCGCCACTTGCCCGACTTCCGCGACCCTCCCGATGGCGGTGGCCGCCTGGACCAGCTGCTGTCCCTCTCCATGGTGTGGGCCAACCACCTCTTCCTGGGTTGCAG catCAAAGTTAAGGCAGAAGATTCATCACATTTTTCAACATCAGCTACAGGCTCAGGAAGGAGGCGGGGATGA